In Nicotiana tabacum cultivar K326 chromosome 17, ASM71507v2, whole genome shotgun sequence, one DNA window encodes the following:
- the LOC107764155 gene encoding protein EARLY-RESPONSIVE TO DEHYDRATION 7, chloroplastic-like, which translates to MASLNPNTSRTPMYPQVVIDQNTPFPPSSSSRQNLYPIIDMNDLVENLFPENDQFTPNEQHYSPSAPLETLEETLLTIPGSILHLIDTHYSVELASGDLSVHRLRQDNSVVAVLVRVGNEIKWPLTKDLAAVKLDDSRYFFSFQAPKDDESDKESSANDLANESLNYGLTIASKGQEKLLKELDGILENYSNFAVQKVEEKAAAVLGGPVPKELSPADLKSEKKKEVLEERCAAYWTTLAPNVEEYNASAAKYVASGSGHLIKGILWCGDVTADRLKWGNEVLKNRFKTGSKTEVSPETLKRIKRVKRVTKMTEKVAVGVLSGAVKVSGFVTRSVANTKAGKKFFSLLPGEMVLATLDGFSRICDAVEVAGKNVMSTSSTVTTEFVSHRYGEEAAKATSEGLDAAGHAFGTAWAVFKIRKALNPKSALKPTTLAKSAAKAAAAAAKADKKAKSSK; encoded by the exons ATGGCTTCCCTAAACCCTAATACTTCTCGAACCCCAATGTATCCCCAAGTAGTCATTGACCAAAATACCCCTTTCCCCCCTTCCTCCTCCTCCCGTCAAAATCTCTACCCGATCATTGACATGAACGACCTCGTTGAAAACCTCTTTCCAGAAAATGACCAATTTACCCCTAACGAGCAGCATTATTCACCGTCTGCCCCTCTTGAAACCCTCGAAGAAACCCTACTCACTATCCCCGGTTCCATTCTCCATTTGATCGACACACACTACTCCGTCGAACTAGCCTCCGGCGACTTATCCGTTCACCGTCTCCGGCAAGACAACAGCGTCGTCGCTGTCCTCGTTCGTGTCGGAAACGAAATCAAGTGGCCGTTGACTAAGGATCTTGCCGCCGTAAAACTCGACGATTCACGCTACTTTTTCTCATTTCAAGCTCCTAAAGATGACGAATCGGATAAGGAATCATCGGCTAATGACTTGGCGAATGAATCGTTGAATTATGGTTTAACGATTGCTTCCAAAGGTCAGGAGAAATTACTAAAGGAGCTGGATGGCATTTTGGAAAATTATAGCAACTTTGCGGTGCAGAAAGTGGAGGAGAAGGCCGCGGCGGTGTTGGGCGGACCGGTGCCGAAGGAGTTGTCTCCGGCGGATTTGAAGtcggagaagaagaaggaagtgTTGGAAGAGCGATGCGCGGCGTATTGGACCACATTGGCGCCTAATGTGGAGGAGTATAATGCCTCGGCGGCAAAGTATGTGGCTTCGGGGTCAGGACACTTGATAAAGGGGATTTTGTGGTGTGGAGATGTGACTGCGGATAGATTGAAGTGGGGGAATGAGGTATTGAAGAATAGGTTTAAGACAGGTTCGAAAACTGAGGTTAGTCCTGAGACATTGAAGAGGATCAAAAG GGTTAAGAGAGTAACAAAGATGACTGAGAAAGTGGCGGTTGGAGTCCTTTCTGGAGCTGTGAAGGTTTCAGGATTCGTTACCAGGTCAGTTGCAAATACCAAAGCAGGAAAAAAGTTCTTTAGCCTCCTGCCTGGGGAAATGGTTCTTGCTACTCTTGATGGATTTA GCAGAATATGTGATGCTgttgaagtagctggaaagaatGTGATGTCTACATCAAGCACTGTCACGACTGAATTTGTTTCTCACAG GTATGGAGAAGAAGCAGCTAAGGCAACCAGTGAAGGGCTTGATGCTGCAGGGCATGCTTTTGGAACTGCCTGGGCTGTGTTTAAGATCAGAAAGGCACTGAACCCCAAGAGTGCCTTGAAGCCCACTACCTTAGCCAAATCTGCTGCTAAAGCTGCAGCTGCGGCTGCTAAAGCTGATAAGAAGGCTAAGAGTTCCAAGTAG
- the LOC107816536 gene encoding vacuolar fusion protein CCZ1 homolog B isoform X2: MGMSAASSVNEAMKLCIFDLRRGQHEGQELDKILFFFPADLPFPTQLSVIGLSEGLITFTRIFSPEAPCEVIEAEMHSHVFYEAERDIWMVMVVEKSESEAIWRTDALRNVLKEVHSLFVMFHGSIRALLDREPSGGLTRTHLYYFVMDYLSDFLSGKKLHLPNFRDCLKERGKVQMLTIGREAALEVQSLVRVLESCAGCTQCYSLIMFQDLLVSTTLSPDDLINLFTYTVMRLTPNALSAGASSWSYLRKGSTTSNASGSLLASSTSVLDRYYSSRDTSPVGVRSYQVVRPLQHDKWSKGKDGFLVTDIWGTEVGSLSPSSPTIWLKQTEERMYLCAFQHRSLTIILFIPVTSVHNGEQGLSVVKQQILENASPKISKVEEKLSRGWVGENAYHVSGYRYLLVDGDRCISRASPPGKVTTLTKDSLVAMNKLREEVDLEKSRAKCDDSDCDKDQEICIRAKNGAWVISRLTRGKELYMVLEKANETLLYASEAVEKFSDRYCSGAFSL, translated from the exons ATGGGCATGTCGGCGGCAAGCTCTGTCAATGAAGCTATGAAACTGTGCATATTTGATTTGAGAAGGGGACAACATGAAGGGCAGGAGTTGGACaagattttatttttctttcctgcTGATTTGCCTTTCCCCACCCAACTCTCTGTGATAGGGCTTAGTGAAGGGCTCATAACATTCACCAG AATATTCTCCCCCGAGGCTCCGTGTGAGGTTATTGAAGCAGAGATGCACTCACATGTTTTCTATGAGGCAGAACGTGATATTTGGATGGTGATG GTGGTGGAGAAAAGTGAGTCAGAAGCCATATGGCGGACTGATGCTTTACGAAATGTTCTTAAAGAAGTTCACTCTCTCTTTGTGATGTTTCATGGGTCCATCAGAGCATTACTCGATAGAGAACCGAGTGGAGGGCTTACCAGGACGCATTTGTATTATTTTGTTATGGATTATTTAAGTG ATTTTCTTTCTGGCAAGAAGCTTCACTTGCCAAATTTCCGTGATTGTCTGAAGGAGCGTGGAAAAGTACAGATGTTGACTATTGGGAGGGAAGCAGCACTTGAAGTTCAG TCACTAGTAAGAGTGCTAGAATCGTGTGCCGGCTGCACACAGTGCTACTCACTGATCATGTTCCAGGACCTGCTGGTTTCCACAACTCTTTCTCCT GATGACTTGATTAACCTATTCACCTATACTGTCATGAGGTTGACCCCAAATGCTCTGTCTGCTGGTGCTAGCTCCTGGTCCTATTTACGCAAAGGAAGCACTACTTCTAATGCTTCTGGTTCATTATTGGCAAGCTCTACCTCTGTCCTGGACCGGTACTACAGCTCACGGGATACTTCTCCAGTTGGAGTTCGTAGCTATCAGGTTGTTAGACCCTTACAGCATGACAAATGGTCCAAAGGGAAGGATGGTTTCCTTGTTACTGATATCTGGGGCACAGAAGTTGGCAGCTTGAGTCCCAGCAGTCCAACAATTTGGCTTAAGCAAACAGAGGAGAGGATGTATCTTTGTGCTTTTCAGCATAGGAGCCTCACCATAATTCTTTTCATTCCCGTCACATCTGTACACAATGGGGAGCAAGGGTTATCGGTGGTGAAGCAGCAAATTCTGGAGAAT GCATCACCCAAGATATCCAAAGTTGAAGAGAAACTATCCAGAGGATGGGTTGGCGAGAATGCATATCATGTGAGTGGTTACCGCTACTTACTTGTAGACGGTGATAGATGCATCTCTCGGGCATCTCCACCTGGAAAAGTAACAACTCTTACAAAG GATTCTTTAGTTGCAATGAATAAGCTCCGAGAAGAGGTTGACTTAGAAAAGAGCAGAGCTAAATGTGATGACTCGGACTGCGATAAAGACCAAGAAATTTGTATTAGAGCAAAAAATGGTGCTTGGGTGATATCCcggttgacccgagggaaggagCTCTATATGGTACTTGAGAAAGCCAATGAGACCCTTCTTTATGCCTCTGAAGCTGTTGAAAAGTTCAGTGACAG GTATTGCAGTGGCGCTTTTTCTTTGTAA
- the LOC107823304 gene encoding L10-interacting MYB domain-containing protein gives MAGSGRCTRSKTQQSMQQRESQCRAKWTTSLTKTMLEVMVDQVHEGHMQNKSFSKKGWKCICDEFHKRTGLTWEREQLKYRYAALRKQFATMKLLLDHSAFKWEEITGLVTATDEAWDKYIKDNPDAETIRSTGCPFYKELSVIFADSGSKGTYNGSTRHKDCLPGSTLSQEELSYSESEEVPDSNEQEILQSVSSPTDIACRKRGRKGVDGAIAKAISEMAAASRLRASAMNKCNENFSITDCIRALDELEGVDDQAYYAALDLFYNRAARELFLSLKVEKRLTWLVGKLSRSSLS, from the exons ATGGCTGGGAGTGGGAGGTGTACTCGTTCCAAAACACAGCAATCTATGCAGCAGCGGGAATCCCAGTGTAGAGCAAAGTGGACCACATCTCTTACCAAGACAATGCTGGAGGTAATGGTCGACCAAGTTCATGAAGGGCATATGCAAAACAAGTCTTTTAGTAAGAAAGGATGGAAATGCATTTGTGATGAATTCCATAAAAGAACCGGTCTTACATGGGAGAGGGAGCAATTAAAGTATCGATATGCTGCACTAAGAAAGCAGTTTGCTACTATGAAGTTGCTACTTGATCATAGTGCTTTCAAATGGGAGGAAATTACAGGTTTAGTAACAGCAACAGATGAAGCTTGGGACAAGTATATCAAG GATAATCCAGATGCAGAGACCATAAGGAGCACAGGCTGCCCATTTTACAAGGAGCTGAGCGTGATATTTGCGGATTCTGGAAGTAAAGGGACGTATAATGGATCTACTAGACACAAGGACTGTCTCCCCGGTTCAACACTGTCTCAAGAAGAGTTGTCATATTCAGAGTCTGAAGAAGTTCCCGATTCCAATGAGCAAGAAATTCTTCAGTCTGTGAGCTCACCTACTGATATAGCATGTCGAAAGAGAGGGCGTAAGGGGGTTGATGGTGCTATTGCAAAAGCTATATCTGAGATGGCTGCTGCTTCAAGACTTAGAGCATCTGCTATGAACAAGTGCAATGAAAATTTCAGCATAACCGACTGTATTAGAGCTTTGGATGAATTGGAAGGTGTCGATGACCAAGCGTATTATGCTGCTTTGGATCTCTTCTACAATCGTGCAGCTAGGGAGTTATTCTTATCTCTCAAAGTTGAGAAGCGGCTGACATGGTTGGTTGGCAAATTGTCCCGGTCCTCCCTAAGTTAA
- the LOC107816536 gene encoding vacuolar fusion protein CCZ1 homolog B isoform X1, whose amino-acid sequence MGMSAASSVNEAMKLCIFDLRRGQHEGQELDKILFFFPADLPFPTQLSVIGLSEGLITFTRIFSPEAPCEVIEAEMHSHVFYEAERDIWMVMVVEKSESEAIWRTDALRNVLKEVHSLFVMFHGSIRALLDREPSGGLTRTHLYYFVMDYLSAFEKRPSLELCCWDFLSGKKLHLPNFRDCLKERGKVQMLTIGREAALEVQSLVRVLESCAGCTQCYSLIMFQDLLVSTTLSPDDLINLFTYTVMRLTPNALSAGASSWSYLRKGSTTSNASGSLLASSTSVLDRYYSSRDTSPVGVRSYQVVRPLQHDKWSKGKDGFLVTDIWGTEVGSLSPSSPTIWLKQTEERMYLCAFQHRSLTIILFIPVTSVHNGEQGLSVVKQQILENASPKISKVEEKLSRGWVGENAYHVSGYRYLLVDGDRCISRASPPGKVTTLTKDSLVAMNKLREEVDLEKSRAKCDDSDCDKDQEICIRAKNGAWVISRLTRGKELYMVLEKANETLLYASEAVEKFSDRYCSGAFSL is encoded by the exons ATGGGCATGTCGGCGGCAAGCTCTGTCAATGAAGCTATGAAACTGTGCATATTTGATTTGAGAAGGGGACAACATGAAGGGCAGGAGTTGGACaagattttatttttctttcctgcTGATTTGCCTTTCCCCACCCAACTCTCTGTGATAGGGCTTAGTGAAGGGCTCATAACATTCACCAG AATATTCTCCCCCGAGGCTCCGTGTGAGGTTATTGAAGCAGAGATGCACTCACATGTTTTCTATGAGGCAGAACGTGATATTTGGATGGTGATG GTGGTGGAGAAAAGTGAGTCAGAAGCCATATGGCGGACTGATGCTTTACGAAATGTTCTTAAAGAAGTTCACTCTCTCTTTGTGATGTTTCATGGGTCCATCAGAGCATTACTCGATAGAGAACCGAGTGGAGGGCTTACCAGGACGCATTTGTATTATTTTGTTATGGATTATTTAAGTG CATTTGAAAAGCGGCCTTCATTGGAATTGTGCTGCTGGG ATTTTCTTTCTGGCAAGAAGCTTCACTTGCCAAATTTCCGTGATTGTCTGAAGGAGCGTGGAAAAGTACAGATGTTGACTATTGGGAGGGAAGCAGCACTTGAAGTTCAG TCACTAGTAAGAGTGCTAGAATCGTGTGCCGGCTGCACACAGTGCTACTCACTGATCATGTTCCAGGACCTGCTGGTTTCCACAACTCTTTCTCCT GATGACTTGATTAACCTATTCACCTATACTGTCATGAGGTTGACCCCAAATGCTCTGTCTGCTGGTGCTAGCTCCTGGTCCTATTTACGCAAAGGAAGCACTACTTCTAATGCTTCTGGTTCATTATTGGCAAGCTCTACCTCTGTCCTGGACCGGTACTACAGCTCACGGGATACTTCTCCAGTTGGAGTTCGTAGCTATCAGGTTGTTAGACCCTTACAGCATGACAAATGGTCCAAAGGGAAGGATGGTTTCCTTGTTACTGATATCTGGGGCACAGAAGTTGGCAGCTTGAGTCCCAGCAGTCCAACAATTTGGCTTAAGCAAACAGAGGAGAGGATGTATCTTTGTGCTTTTCAGCATAGGAGCCTCACCATAATTCTTTTCATTCCCGTCACATCTGTACACAATGGGGAGCAAGGGTTATCGGTGGTGAAGCAGCAAATTCTGGAGAAT GCATCACCCAAGATATCCAAAGTTGAAGAGAAACTATCCAGAGGATGGGTTGGCGAGAATGCATATCATGTGAGTGGTTACCGCTACTTACTTGTAGACGGTGATAGATGCATCTCTCGGGCATCTCCACCTGGAAAAGTAACAACTCTTACAAAG GATTCTTTAGTTGCAATGAATAAGCTCCGAGAAGAGGTTGACTTAGAAAAGAGCAGAGCTAAATGTGATGACTCGGACTGCGATAAAGACCAAGAAATTTGTATTAGAGCAAAAAATGGTGCTTGGGTGATATCCcggttgacccgagggaaggagCTCTATATGGTACTTGAGAAAGCCAATGAGACCCTTCTTTATGCCTCTGAAGCTGTTGAAAAGTTCAGTGACAG GTATTGCAGTGGCGCTTTTTCTTTGTAA